In the genome of Candidatus Electrothrix rattekaaiensis, the window CGGTTCCTGTCCCTTGTCGAGCAGAACCCGGGTTTCAACCAGATTTCCCCCTAATTGCTCGACGATCCATTTTTGTGGGCCAATGGAGACAAACACGGGCAGGGGGGCTTCTGTGTTTGCCGGAAGGTTTGCCGGAAGCATTGCGGTTGAGAGCAGGAAGAAACAGCTCAGAAAAAATGTACGTGCTTTTGCTTGCATTCTATCAGAAGGAAAACGAGTTCAGCCTGTATGCAACAAGGCAATAATGATATGATTATTCAGGAGATAGACAGAGTCGGACAGATGACAAGGAAAATTATACCTTAAATAAGAGGGTATGTCACGGTTATGTCAATTTTTACTGATTGTGCTCGGCTTGCAACGCCTGCTCAATAAACGCCCTGATAGCAGCCCGGCCAAGCAGAAGTCCGCTCAACCTTTGATTTCCGGCCTGCAAGGTCGGGATCATTCTGATCCGCTGCCGGAGGGTTCTGCCCGGATGGGTCAGGATATCCACCGATTCAACCTTGAGGTTAGGGAACTCCTGCTGGAGATCGGTCAGCACCCGGCGGACCAACATGCAGCGGGGTCAGAGGGCGGAGGTGTACAAGATAATGTGGGTATCAGGTTTTTTCATCAGGCAAAGGCTCGGGTTCAGGAGAAGGAGTGAGGGCGGCAACCGGGTTCGGGGCTGGATCTGTCCCGCCCGTGTCAAAATTCGTGTCAAGATGCAGGGTGCGTTGGGGAAAGGGTATCTCAATCCCGTGTTCTTTAAAAGCGATATGGATCATCTTGAGCAGATTATGGGTTTGCAGCCCCCGTTGCGCCGGTTCTTCCACCCATACCAGCAGTTGAAGTAGGATGCCTGACTCGCCCAGGCTGCGCACCCTGACCCTGGGTTCCGGTTTCTTTTCCAGGGCGGTATTTGACTCGGCAACTTGCAGGAGAGTTTTTTCCACCGTACGAAGGTTGCTGTCATAACTCACGTTCACATCAATACGGATTCGAAAGCTTACCTCAGGGGCGGATTGATTGATGATTTTGGTGGTGGACATGATGGAGTTGGGTATGGTGATCATCACGTCATCCCTGGTTTTGATCTTGGTGGAACGAATACCCAACTCCACCACTTCGCCTCGTTCACCGCTGTCAAGGATGATATAATCGCCTACTCTGTAGGCGGCATCGGTGAACAGGGCGATGCCGCCGAAGAAGTTGGCCAAGGTGTCCTTGGCTGCCAAGGCAATGGCGATACCGACAATACCGGCTGAAGCGAAAAGGGGCGTCAGATTAACATCCCAGATGACCAGTCCCCAGATGATCCCGACAAAGAGGATGATGATCCGGGAGATGTTCTTCAGCATGTAGAATCTGGTTTTATCGAACTTGCTCACGGC includes:
- a CDS encoding mechanosensitive ion channel family protein, translating into MDFSILPKAFGHWFSTSLPDLGQYQFGQRFTILCFYIILSKAADIIISRILLPLAIRTSFDADEYIVRFIRRPAVLSVFLLGFLHAALLEPAFPPPWDTALPNVIKTLILAVWWISLIREITVMNANNTGWAVSKFDKTRFYMLKNISRIIILFVGIIWGLVIWDVNLTPLFASAGIVGIAIALAAKDTLANFFGGIALFTDAAYRVGDYIILDSGERGEVVELGIRSTKIKTRDDVMITIPNSIMSTTKIINQSAPEVSFRIRIDVNVSYDSNLRTVEKTLLQVAESNTALEKKPEPRVRVRSLGESGILLQLLVWVEEPAQRGLQTHNLLKMIHIAFKEHGIEIPFPQRTLHLDTNFDTGGTDPAPNPVAALTPSPEPEPLPDEKT